Proteins co-encoded in one Desulfitobacterium hafniense DCB-2 genomic window:
- a CDS encoding Crp/Fnr family transcriptional regulator, which produces MFDNNDSPWIKGDQKRFENILKFHGICKTKVYSASETIYIQDDPGDTFFYVKSGRVKVYILKGDGSEKTLSIHEQGGFFGETSAIDLFPRPCCASAMISSEIIALTQEELKKLLKFDADLYFIILQSLTRKIRMLSFQIQEMAFLEAEQRIIHMLLRLTADFGTTTQDGISLSIKFSDQELAGLVGACRTTVTKTLNSLKKQGFIDKQYRNIIIKNQIGLLEYLYGHKANEKALNLSDCI; this is translated from the coding sequence ATGTTTGACAATAATGATTCTCCCTGGATTAAGGGAGATCAAAAAAGGTTTGAGAACATTTTGAAGTTTCATGGAATCTGCAAAACCAAGGTTTACAGTGCATCGGAAACGATTTATATTCAGGACGATCCCGGAGATACCTTTTTCTATGTTAAAAGCGGTAGGGTAAAAGTATATATTTTAAAGGGAGACGGGAGTGAAAAGACCCTTTCGATTCATGAACAGGGAGGCTTTTTTGGAGAAACTTCTGCCATAGACTTATTCCCCAGACCATGCTGTGCAAGTGCGATGATTAGTTCAGAGATTATTGCTTTAACACAAGAAGAATTGAAAAAACTGCTGAAATTCGATGCGGATTTGTATTTTATAATTTTGCAGTCACTGACAAGAAAAATACGCATGCTTTCTTTTCAAATTCAGGAGATGGCTTTTTTGGAGGCGGAGCAAAGAATCATTCATATGTTGTTGAGACTGACAGCAGATTTTGGAACAACAACCCAGGATGGGATCAGCTTATCCATTAAATTTTCTGATCAAGAGCTTGCCGGTTTAGTAGGAGCTTGTAGAACAACCGTTACCAAAACACTTAATTCCTTAAAGAAACAGGGGTTTATTGATAAACAATATCGCAATATTATCATCAAAAACCAGATCGGTTTACTGGAATATTTATATGGTCACAAAGCAAACGAAAAAGCTTTGAATTTGAGTGATTGCATTTAA